A portion of the Burkholderiales bacterium genome contains these proteins:
- a CDS encoding tellurite resistance/C4-dicarboxylate transporter family protein, with protein sequence MGALRQGVRGLSPAYFALVMATGIVSVDAHLLGLPVVAAALFRFNIAAYLIIGVLAVLRAAWFPRELLRDLVDHQRGPGFFTGVAASGVLGSQFVLLDGNYTIAATLWVVALALWVGLTYTVFTAFTVKAKKPPLDEGISGAWLLAVVATQSVAVLSAYLAVHWGHPYRLELNFLALSTWLWGGMLYIWMMSLIFYRYTFFRLAPGDLSPPYWINMGAMAISTLAGSLLIVNAPDAPFLASLAPFIKGFTVFYWATGTWWIPMLILLGVWRHLVARYPLRYDPLYWGAVFPLGMYAACTHVMAHALDLAFLYPFVPWFAGVAFVAWAVTFWGLVSTLVRAFRARGPGT encoded by the coding sequence ATGGGCGCGCTGCGGCAGGGGGTGCGCGGTCTCTCGCCCGCCTACTTCGCGCTCGTCATGGCGACCGGCATCGTCTCGGTCGACGCGCACCTGCTCGGACTGCCGGTCGTCGCCGCTGCCCTGTTCCGGTTCAACATCGCCGCGTACCTCATCATCGGCGTGCTCGCCGTGCTGCGCGCGGCGTGGTTCCCGCGCGAACTGCTGCGCGATCTCGTCGACCACCAGCGCGGGCCCGGATTCTTCACCGGCGTGGCCGCGTCCGGCGTGCTCGGCAGCCAGTTCGTGCTGCTCGACGGGAACTACACGATCGCCGCCACGCTCTGGGTCGTCGCCCTCGCGCTCTGGGTCGGACTGACCTACACGGTGTTCACCGCGTTCACCGTCAAGGCGAAGAAGCCCCCGCTCGACGAGGGCATCTCCGGCGCGTGGCTCCTCGCCGTGGTCGCCACGCAGTCGGTCGCGGTGCTGAGCGCCTACCTCGCGGTGCACTGGGGCCATCCGTACCGGCTGGAACTCAACTTCCTGGCGCTGTCGACGTGGCTGTGGGGCGGGATGCTCTACATCTGGATGATGTCGCTCATCTTCTACCGCTACACGTTCTTCCGGCTCGCGCCGGGCGATCTCTCGCCGCCGTACTGGATCAACATGGGCGCGATGGCCATCTCGACGCTCGCCGGCTCGCTCCTGATCGTCAACGCGCCCGACGCGCCGTTCCTCGCGTCGCTCGCGCCGTTCATCAAGGGCTTCACCGTGTTCTACTGGGCGACCGGCACGTGGTGGATTCCGATGCTGATCCTGCTCGGCGTGTGGCGCCACCTCGTCGCCCGGTACCCGTTGCGCTACGACCCGCTGTACTGGGGCGCGGTGTTCCCGCTCGGGATGTACGCCGCATGCACGCACGTGATGGCGCATGCGCTCGACCTCGCGTTCCTCTACCCGTTCGTGCCGTGGTTCGCCGGCGTGGCGTTCGTCGCCTGGGCGGTCACCTTCTGGGGCCTCGTCTCGACGCTCGTCCGCGCGTTCCGGGCGCGCGGCCCCGGCACGTGA
- the secB gene encoding protein-export chaperone SecB produces the protein MTESLISPNAVKVTVERIYVKDLSLENPGSPQMFRATEAPGVEIGLRTRAEQIEPDVYECVMTITVTATSADRTVFLVEVAQAGIFSIHGATPDALQPILAMHCPSMLFPYARQQIATAVMNAGYPPVHLAPINFEALYAQQLAQKAGTPAPAPAAA, from the coding sequence ATGACCGAATCGCTGATCTCGCCCAACGCCGTGAAGGTCACGGTCGAGAGGATCTACGTCAAGGATCTCTCGCTCGAGAACCCGGGTTCGCCGCAGATGTTCCGCGCGACCGAGGCTCCCGGGGTCGAGATCGGCCTGCGGACCCGCGCCGAGCAGATCGAGCCCGACGTCTACGAGTGCGTGATGACGATCACCGTCACGGCGACCTCCGCCGACCGCACCGTGTTCCTGGTCGAGGTCGCGCAGGCCGGCATCTTCTCGATCCACGGCGCGACGCCCGATGCGCTTCAGCCGATCCTCGCGATGCACTGCCCGTCGATGCTGTTCCCCTACGCGCGCCAGCAGATCGCGACCGCCGTGATGAACGCCGGCTACCCGCCGGTGCACCTCGCGCCGATCAACTTCGAGGCCCTCTACGCGCAGCAGCTCGCGCAGAAGGCCGGGACGCCGGCCCCGGCGCCGGCCGCCGCCTGA
- the narH gene encoding nitrate reductase subunit beta codes for MKIRAQIAMVLNLDKCIGCHTCSVTCKNVWTSRVGMEYAWFNNVETKPGIGYPKDWENQERWKGGWERKGGGIRLKQGGKLGVLMKIFANPHLPEIDDYYEPFTYDYEFIQTAPEMPTPPTARPISVITRQRMDKIEWGPNWEEILGGEFAKRSQDVNFADIQKDIYGEFENTFMMYLPRLCEHCLNPACVASCPSGSIYKREEDGIVLIDQDKCRGWRMCVSGCPYKKIYYNWNSGKAEKCIFCYPRIEAGQPTVCSETCVGRIRYLGVMLYDADRIESAAAAENPQDLYQAQLDIFLDPHDPEVQARARADGVPENWLEAARRSPAYKMAIDWKIAFPLHPEYRTLPMVWYVPPLSPITSRANAGQVGQADGLPDVRSLRIPVRYLANLLTAGKEEPVVLALERMLAMRAFYRERQLERRDDPALLERVGMSVAEVEDMHRYLAIANYEDRFVIPTTHREYAETAYYLRGECGFSFGNGCSDGQSGATLFGGKMGGKRVFPIRVRGEDGHEKIADY; via the coding sequence ATGAAGATCCGTGCGCAGATCGCGATGGTGCTGAACCTCGACAAGTGCATCGGGTGCCACACCTGCTCGGTCACCTGCAAGAACGTGTGGACCTCGCGCGTCGGGATGGAGTACGCGTGGTTCAACAACGTCGAGACCAAGCCGGGCATCGGCTACCCGAAGGACTGGGAGAACCAGGAACGCTGGAAGGGCGGCTGGGAGCGCAAGGGGGGCGGCATCCGGCTGAAGCAGGGCGGGAAGCTCGGGGTGCTGATGAAGATCTTCGCCAACCCGCACCTGCCGGAGATCGACGACTACTACGAGCCGTTCACCTACGACTACGAGTTCATCCAGACCGCGCCGGAGATGCCGACGCCGCCGACCGCGCGCCCGATCTCGGTCATCACGCGGCAGCGGATGGACAAGATCGAGTGGGGCCCGAACTGGGAGGAGATCCTCGGCGGCGAGTTCGCCAAGCGCTCGCAGGACGTCAACTTCGCGGACATCCAGAAGGACATCTACGGCGAGTTCGAGAACACGTTCATGATGTACCTGCCGAGGCTGTGCGAGCACTGCCTCAACCCCGCGTGCGTCGCGTCGTGCCCGTCGGGCTCGATCTACAAGCGCGAGGAGGACGGCATCGTCCTCATCGACCAGGACAAGTGCCGCGGCTGGCGGATGTGCGTGTCGGGCTGCCCGTACAAGAAGATCTACTACAACTGGAACTCCGGCAAGGCGGAGAAGTGCATCTTCTGCTATCCGCGCATCGAGGCCGGCCAGCCGACCGTGTGCTCGGAGACCTGCGTGGGACGCATCCGCTACCTCGGCGTGATGCTCTACGACGCCGACCGCATCGAGAGCGCCGCCGCCGCGGAGAACCCGCAGGATCTCTACCAGGCGCAGCTCGACATCTTCCTCGACCCGCACGACCCGGAGGTGCAGGCGCGCGCCCGCGCCGACGGAGTGCCGGAGAACTGGCTCGAGGCCGCGCGCCGCTCGCCCGCCTACAAGATGGCGATCGACTGGAAGATCGCCTTCCCGCTGCATCCCGAGTACCGCACGCTGCCGATGGTGTGGTACGTGCCGCCGCTCTCGCCGATCACCTCGCGCGCGAACGCGGGCCAGGTCGGTCAGGCGGACGGGCTGCCCGACGTCCGCAGCCTGCGCATCCCGGTGCGCTACCTCGCCAACCTGCTGACGGCGGGGAAGGAGGAGCCGGTCGTCCTCGCGCTCGAGCGGATGCTCGCGATGCGGGCGTTCTACCGCGAACGCCAGCTCGAGCGCCGCGACGACCCCGCGCTGCTCGAGCGCGTCGGCATGAGCGTCGCCGAGGTCGAGGACATGCACCGCTACCTCGCGATCGCCAACTACGAGGACCGGTTCGTGATCCCGACCACGCACCGCGAGTACGCCGAGACCGCGTACTACCTGCGCGGCGAATGCGGCTTCAGCTTCGGCAACGGCTGCTCCGACGGCCAGAGCGGCGCGACGCTGTTCGGCGGCAAGATGGGCGGCAAGCGGGTGTTCCCGATCCGCGTGCGCGGCGAGGACGGCCACGAGAAGATCGCCGACTATTGA
- a CDS encoding NAD(P)-dependent glycerol-3-phosphate dehydrogenase produces the protein MSAARVGIAVVGAGAWGTAIACHLAARAHAAPRVTLVPRTRERADALSRSRANERYLPGVAFPSALEVDHGDAAVARAELVFVATPMASLDAVATSLAASGVRAPLVWLSKGFVASAERPGGVDLAHRRIAPRWPAPVGVVSGPSFAGEVARGLPTALASAATDPALAARAAMLLRGDAMRVYETDDLVGVEVGGAVKNVLAIASGLSDGLGFGQNARAALVTRGLAEISRLAVAEGGRRETLMGLAGLGDLVLTCTGDASRNRRVGLGLATGASLDAVVASLGHVAEGVPAAHATVALARRHAIEMPIAEAVAGVLSGEIPVRDAVESLLKREPRAEGA, from the coding sequence ATGAGCGCCGCGCGCGTCGGGATCGCCGTCGTCGGCGCCGGCGCGTGGGGCACCGCGATCGCCTGCCATCTCGCCGCGCGCGCCCACGCCGCGCCGCGCGTCACGCTCGTGCCGCGCACCCGCGAGCGGGCGGATGCGCTTTCGCGCTCCCGCGCGAACGAGCGTTACCTGCCCGGCGTCGCGTTTCCGTCCGCGCTCGAGGTGGACCATGGCGATGCCGCCGTCGCGCGCGCGGAACTGGTGTTCGTCGCGACGCCGATGGCGTCGCTCGATGCGGTCGCAACATCGCTCGCGGCGTCGGGCGTGCGCGCGCCGCTCGTCTGGCTGTCGAAGGGATTCGTCGCGTCCGCCGAGCGTCCCGGCGGCGTCGACCTCGCGCACCGGCGGATCGCGCCGCGCTGGCCCGCTCCGGTCGGCGTCGTGTCGGGGCCGAGTTTCGCCGGCGAAGTCGCGCGTGGACTGCCGACCGCGCTCGCGTCGGCGGCGACCGATCCCGCGCTCGCGGCGCGGGCGGCCATGCTCCTGCGCGGCGATGCGATGCGGGTCTACGAGACCGATGACCTCGTCGGCGTCGAGGTCGGCGGCGCGGTGAAGAACGTGCTCGCGATCGCGTCGGGCCTCTCCGACGGCCTGGGCTTCGGCCAGAACGCGCGCGCGGCGCTCGTCACGCGCGGCCTCGCGGAGATCTCGCGGCTCGCGGTCGCCGAGGGCGGCCGACGCGAGACGCTGATGGGGCTCGCCGGACTGGGCGACCTCGTCCTCACCTGCACCGGCGACGCATCGCGGAACCGGCGCGTCGGCCTCGGACTCGCGACCGGCGCGAGCCTCGACGCGGTCGTCGCCTCGCTCGGTCACGTCGCCGAGGGGGTCCCTGCCGCGCACGCCACCGTCGCGCTGGCGCGACGTCACGCGATCGAGATGCCGATCGCCGAAGCGGTCGCGGGCGTGCTGTCGGGCGAGATCCCCGTGCGCGACGCGGTCGAATCCCTGCTGAAGCGCGAGCCGCGCGCGGAAGGCGCCTGA
- a CDS encoding NnrS family protein: protein MSTTAAVGTARTRVLLAPHALFFPAAAWYAAVVLPWSVLAMTGTFPGPASIATPLGHAHEMLTGFALAVVAGHQLPPMPRLRVLSLFGLWAAARFAFLALPIGVAFAFDAAFAAALALHVAPRLFRAAKKLRNQGLPAILTALCAGAVAFDAGMVVSGVAAPATAAVALVLSLAALMLFMGGRIIAPAAAGQLYRQGGSLAARVQPRIEGALLVVMAAALVFAVLPDGDLPMRLACALAGVLALVRLLRWRLPTCKGRPDLVCLGIGYAWLGLGLLAAGATGPGIARTAAWHLITLGALGTLTQNVMAQTLLLKARRVPAAEWIPTAATALIAAATVLRVAAAFTDANATTLLIAAAACWSIAFVATARLLARCLALHAERVGMARDAAH, encoded by the coding sequence GTGAGCACGACCGCCGCGGTCGGGACCGCGCGGACGCGGGTGCTGCTCGCGCCGCACGCGCTGTTCTTCCCGGCGGCGGCCTGGTACGCCGCCGTCGTGCTGCCCTGGAGCGTGCTCGCGATGACCGGCACGTTCCCCGGGCCGGCGTCGATCGCCACGCCGCTCGGGCACGCGCACGAGATGCTCACCGGCTTCGCGCTCGCGGTCGTCGCGGGCCACCAGTTGCCGCCGATGCCGCGCCTGCGCGTCCTGTCGCTGTTCGGGCTGTGGGCGGCGGCGCGGTTCGCCTTCCTCGCGCTGCCCATCGGCGTGGCGTTCGCGTTCGACGCCGCCTTCGCCGCCGCGCTCGCGCTGCACGTGGCGCCGCGGCTGTTTCGCGCCGCGAAGAAGCTGCGCAACCAGGGCCTGCCCGCGATCCTGACCGCGCTCTGCGCCGGCGCGGTCGCGTTCGACGCGGGGATGGTGGTCTCCGGCGTCGCCGCGCCGGCGACCGCTGCGGTCGCCCTCGTCCTCTCGCTCGCGGCGCTCATGCTGTTCATGGGCGGCCGCATCATCGCACCGGCGGCGGCCGGACAGCTCTACCGCCAGGGCGGATCGCTCGCGGCCCGCGTCCAGCCGAGGATCGAGGGCGCCCTGCTCGTCGTGATGGCGGCCGCGCTCGTGTTCGCGGTGCTGCCGGACGGCGATCTGCCGATGCGCCTCGCCTGCGCGCTCGCCGGCGTGCTCGCGCTCGTCCGCCTGCTGCGGTGGCGCCTCCCGACCTGCAAGGGTCGTCCCGACCTCGTGTGCCTCGGGATCGGCTACGCGTGGCTGGGGCTGGGGCTCCTCGCGGCCGGCGCCACCGGACCGGGCATCGCGCGGACGGCCGCGTGGCATCTCATCACGCTGGGCGCGCTCGGCACGCTGACGCAGAACGTGATGGCGCAGACGCTGCTCCTCAAGGCGCGCCGCGTGCCGGCCGCCGAGTGGATTCCGACGGCCGCGACCGCGCTCATCGCGGCCGCGACCGTCCTGCGTGTCGCGGCGGCCTTCACGGACGCGAATGCGACGACGCTGCTGATCGCGGCCGCCGCGTGCTGGTCGATCGCCTTCGTCGCCACGGCGCGGCTCCTCGCGCGCTGCCTCGCCCTCCACGCGGAGCGGGTCGGCATGGCGCGCGACGCGGCACACTGA
- the grxC gene encoding glutaredoxin 3: MASITMYSTGVCPYCVRAEQFLASKGATAIEKVRVDLDPARRAEMMERTGRRTVPQIFIGSVHVGGYDDLVALDRSGGLDPLLAAP; this comes from the coding sequence ATGGCGTCGATCACGATGTATTCCACCGGCGTGTGCCCCTACTGCGTCCGCGCCGAACAGTTCCTCGCCTCGAAGGGCGCCACCGCGATCGAGAAGGTTCGCGTCGATCTCGACCCGGCGCGGCGTGCCGAGATGATGGAGCGCACCGGCCGGCGGACGGTGCCGCAGATCTTCATCGGTTCGGTCCACGTCGGCGGCTACGACGACCTGGTCGCGCTCGACCGCTCGGGCGGGCTCGACCCGCTGCTCGCCGCCCCCTGA
- the narJ gene encoding nitrate reductase molybdenum cofactor assembly chaperone: MNDLTALRALSALLTYPRPELVAALPEIGAALDAARAIPRAARERLAALVAEMRATDGIELEGRYVDLFDRGRATSLHLFEHVHGESRDRGMAMVELKEIYANAGYALAGGELPDYLPVVLEYLSCRDPAEAHAMLGDCAHVLRGIGEALVRRDSPYAAVFDALLAFVREPGLDWSTARATQPPEPEPSFDEDWAEQPAFAPAPPGRTGAPESAPIHFVPRKPVA; encoded by the coding sequence GTGAACGACCTGACCGCCCTGCGCGCGCTCTCCGCGCTCCTCACCTATCCGCGGCCGGAACTCGTCGCCGCGCTGCCCGAGATCGGCGCGGCGCTCGACGCTGCCCGCGCCATTCCCCGGGCCGCGCGCGAGCGGCTCGCGGCGCTGGTCGCGGAGATGCGCGCCACCGACGGCATCGAGCTCGAGGGCCGCTACGTCGACCTGTTCGATCGCGGCCGGGCCACGTCGCTCCACCTGTTCGAGCACGTGCACGGCGAGTCGCGCGATCGCGGCATGGCGATGGTCGAGCTGAAGGAGATCTACGCGAACGCCGGCTATGCCCTCGCCGGCGGCGAGCTGCCCGACTACCTGCCGGTGGTCCTCGAGTACCTGTCGTGCCGCGATCCCGCGGAGGCGCACGCGATGCTCGGCGACTGCGCGCACGTGCTCCGCGGCATCGGCGAGGCGCTGGTCCGGCGCGACAGTCCCTACGCGGCGGTGTTCGACGCGCTGCTCGCGTTCGTGCGCGAGCCCGGGCTCGACTGGAGCACGGCGCGCGCAACGCAGCCGCCGGAGCCGGAGCCGTCGTTCGACGAGGACTGGGCCGAACAGCCGGCCTTCGCTCCGGCGCCCCCGGGGCGCACCGGAGCGCCGGAATCCGCACCGATCCACTTCGTGCCGCGCAAGCCGGTGGCCTGA
- the narI gene encoding respiratory nitrate reductase subunit gamma, with the protein MTATSYLHSFVFGIFPYIALAVFFLGSLVRFDRDQYTWKSDSSQILRRRELRWGSNLFHFGILVVFFGHLFGFLVPEPIADVFMTPTEHALLAIVGGGVAGACALVGLTMLIHRRLADRRIHANTRTWDIAILALLWIQLVLGLWTIYFSARHLDGAMFLQLVAYVQGIVIFRGGNAELLVGVPWVYQAHIALGLTIFLVFPFTRMAHIWSGFATVAYLFRPPQLVRTRGRNPRESFPAPAGDE; encoded by the coding sequence ATGACCGCGACCTCGTACCTCCACTCGTTCGTGTTCGGCATCTTCCCGTACATCGCGCTGGCGGTGTTCTTCCTCGGCAGCCTCGTGCGCTTCGACCGGGACCAGTACACCTGGAAGAGCGACTCGTCGCAGATCCTGCGGCGGCGCGAGCTGCGCTGGGGCTCGAACCTCTTCCACTTCGGGATCCTCGTGGTGTTCTTCGGCCACCTGTTCGGCTTCCTCGTCCCCGAGCCGATCGCCGACGTGTTCATGACGCCGACAGAGCACGCGCTGCTCGCGATCGTCGGCGGAGGCGTCGCCGGCGCCTGCGCCCTCGTCGGGCTGACGATGCTGATCCACCGCCGGCTGGCCGACCGCAGGATCCACGCGAACACCCGGACCTGGGACATCGCGATCCTCGCGCTCCTGTGGATCCAGCTCGTCCTCGGGCTGTGGACGATCTATTTCTCGGCCCGGCACCTCGACGGCGCCATGTTCCTGCAACTCGTCGCCTACGTGCAGGGCATCGTGATCTTCCGCGGCGGCAACGCCGAACTCCTCGTCGGTGTGCCCTGGGTCTACCAGGCGCACATCGCGCTCGGGCTCACGATCTTCCTCGTGTTCCCGTTCACGCGCATGGCGCACATCTGGAGCGGATTCGCGACCGTGGCCTATCTCTTCCGGCCGCCGCAGCTCGTCCGCACGCGCGGCCGCAATCCGCGCGAGAGCTTCCCGGCCCCGGCCGGCGACGAGTGA
- a CDS encoding rhodanese-like domain-containing protein, translating into MTPLEFLVKDQNWIYAVAAVVSGTMLVWPMVGRRFSSVKDVGTQGATQLMNRDALVLDVREAKELADGKLPSAVHIPLSELDRRVGEIAKHAARPVVAYCARGVRSRAAGNALAKAGFKDVYHLTGGLAAWRGAGLPVEK; encoded by the coding sequence ATGACCCCCCTCGAATTCCTCGTCAAGGACCAGAACTGGATCTACGCCGTCGCGGCGGTCGTCTCGGGCACGATGCTCGTCTGGCCGATGGTCGGACGCCGCTTCTCGTCGGTGAAGGACGTCGGCACGCAGGGCGCGACGCAGCTCATGAACCGCGACGCGCTCGTCCTCGACGTGCGCGAGGCGAAGGAGCTCGCCGACGGCAAGCTGCCGTCCGCCGTGCACATCCCGCTGTCGGAACTCGACCGGCGCGTCGGCGAGATCGCGAAGCACGCGGCGCGCCCGGTGGTCGCCTACTGCGCGCGCGGCGTGCGCAGCCGCGCGGCCGGCAATGCGCTCGCGAAGGCCGGCTTCAAGGACGTCTACCACCTGACCGGCGGACTCGCCGCCTGGCGTGGCGCGGGCCTGCCGGTGGAGAAGTGA
- a CDS encoding peptidylprolyl isomerase, with amino-acid sequence MNPDPPAAAATAIAINGVDVDVAGHATPQAAAARELLRQRAVAAGSLAEGAASEAVDAAIERLLEREVATPEPTEAECRRHYDANAKRFMAGELVAVRHILFQVAPGVPVNALRARAEATLAEVLKAPERFEALAREWSNCPSAQHGGSLGQIQRGETVPEFEQALFDGAWTGIGAQLVKTRYGFHIVAVDHRASGSLLPFEAVRAAIADRLRERVLRRALEQYVRVLAGQADVRGVDLDAVATPLVQ; translated from the coding sequence GTGAACCCCGACCCGCCCGCGGCGGCCGCGACGGCGATCGCGATCAACGGCGTCGACGTCGACGTCGCCGGACATGCGACGCCGCAGGCGGCGGCGGCGCGCGAGTTGCTGCGGCAACGCGCGGTCGCGGCGGGTTCGCTGGCCGAAGGCGCCGCGTCGGAGGCGGTGGACGCCGCGATCGAGCGCCTGCTCGAACGCGAGGTGGCCACGCCCGAGCCGACCGAGGCGGAATGCCGTCGCCACTACGACGCCAACGCGAAGCGGTTCATGGCGGGCGAACTCGTCGCGGTGCGCCACATCCTGTTCCAGGTGGCGCCGGGCGTGCCCGTGAACGCGCTCCGTGCCCGGGCGGAGGCCACGCTCGCCGAAGTGCTGAAGGCGCCGGAACGCTTCGAGGCGCTCGCGCGCGAATGGTCGAACTGCCCGTCGGCGCAGCACGGCGGCAGTCTCGGGCAGATCCAGCGCGGCGAAACGGTCCCGGAGTTCGAGCAGGCGCTCTTCGACGGCGCCTGGACCGGGATCGGCGCCCAGCTGGTGAAGACGCGCTACGGCTTCCACATCGTCGCCGTCGACCATCGCGCGTCCGGCAGCCTGTTGCCGTTCGAGGCCGTGCGCGCCGCCATCGCCGATCGGCTGCGCGAACGCGTCCTGCGCCGCGCGCTCGAGCAGTACGTCCGCGTGCTCGCGGGGCAGGCCGACGTGCGCGGCGTCGACCTCGACGCCGTCGCGACACCGCTCGTCCAGTAG
- a CDS encoding 2,3-bisphosphoglycerate-independent phosphoglycerate mutase, with protein MAADAPPSPLPAGATPRPVVLLILDGFGERPDAPDNAITRARMPRWRSLLAHHAHGTIDASEMHVGLPDGQMGNSEVGHLNIGAGRVVYQDLTRIDHAISNGEFAANPALVSALAQARSGGGAVHVMGLLSPGGVHSHEKHLAAMVAMASRSGVGRVLVHAFLDGRDTPPKSAAASIEFMEGVCRAHPGARIATVTGRYYAMDRDQRFERVKPAFDALVDARAPFTAPSAAAALDAAYARGETDEFVQATVVVPPGDRAATMDDGDVVVFMNFRADRARQITRALTDPVFDGFVRDRVPKLASFVCLTRYGDEFAALPVAFGPQSVDNGIGAWLAQHGKTQLRIAETEKYAHVTYFFNGGVEAVYPGEDRILVPSPKVATYDLAPEMSAIEVTDRLVAAIESGRYDAIVCNYANGDMVGHTGRFDAAVRAVETLDACIGRVVDAAKRAGGEVLITADHGNCEMMHDASTGQPHTAHTLDVVPFVYVGRPAQVVRGGALKDIAPTMLALLRLPQPPEMTGRPLVAPA; from the coding sequence ATGGCCGCCGACGCCCCGCCCTCCCCCCTGCCCGCCGGCGCCACGCCGCGTCCGGTGGTCCTCCTCATCCTCGACGGCTTCGGCGAGCGCCCCGACGCCCCCGACAACGCGATCACGCGCGCGCGCATGCCGCGCTGGCGATCGCTCCTCGCGCATCACGCGCACGGCACGATCGACGCGTCCGAGATGCACGTCGGGCTGCCCGACGGGCAGATGGGCAACTCCGAGGTCGGTCATCTCAACATCGGGGCGGGCCGCGTCGTCTACCAGGACCTGACGCGCATCGACCACGCGATCTCGAACGGCGAGTTCGCCGCCAACCCGGCGCTCGTGTCGGCGCTCGCGCAGGCGCGCTCCGGCGGAGGGGCGGTGCACGTCATGGGGCTCCTGTCGCCCGGCGGCGTCCACAGCCACGAGAAGCACCTCGCCGCGATGGTCGCGATGGCCTCGCGCTCGGGCGTCGGGCGCGTGCTCGTCCACGCGTTCCTCGACGGCCGCGACACGCCGCCGAAGAGCGCGGCGGCGTCGATCGAGTTCATGGAGGGCGTCTGCCGCGCGCATCCCGGCGCGCGCATCGCCACCGTGACCGGGCGCTACTACGCGATGGACCGCGACCAGCGCTTCGAGCGCGTGAAGCCCGCGTTCGATGCGCTGGTCGACGCTCGCGCGCCGTTCACCGCGCCCTCCGCGGCCGCCGCGCTCGACGCCGCGTACGCGCGCGGCGAAACGGACGAGTTCGTGCAGGCGACCGTCGTCGTTCCGCCGGGAGATCGCGCGGCCACGATGGACGACGGCGACGTCGTCGTGTTCATGAATTTCCGCGCCGACCGCGCCCGCCAGATCACGCGCGCGCTCACCGACCCCGTGTTCGACGGCTTCGTTCGCGACCGCGTGCCGAAGCTCGCCTCGTTCGTGTGCCTCACCCGCTACGGCGACGAGTTCGCCGCGCTGCCGGTCGCGTTCGGGCCCCAGAGCGTCGACAACGGCATCGGCGCCTGGCTCGCGCAGCACGGAAAGACGCAACTCCGCATCGCCGAGACCGAGAAGTACGCCCACGTGACCTATTTCTTCAACGGCGGCGTCGAGGCGGTCTATCCCGGCGAGGACCGCATCCTCGTGCCTTCGCCGAAGGTCGCGACCTACGACCTCGCGCCGGAGATGAGCGCGATCGAGGTGACCGACCGGCTCGTCGCGGCGATCGAGAGCGGCCGCTACGACGCGATCGTCTGCAACTACGCGAACGGCGACATGGTCGGGCACACCGGACGGTTCGACGCCGCGGTCCGGGCGGTCGAGACGCTCGACGCCTGCATCGGCCGGGTCGTGGACGCCGCGAAGCGCGCCGGCGGCGAGGTGCTGATCACCGCCGACCACGGCAACTGCGAGATGATGCACGACGCGTCGACCGGCCAGCCGCACACCGCGCACACCCTCGACGTCGTCCCGTTCGTCTACGTCGGGAGGCCGGCGCAGGTCGTCCGCGGCGGGGCGCTGAAGGACATCGCCCCGACGATGCTCGCGCTCTTGCGCCTGCCGCAGCCCCCGGAGATGACCGGCCGGCCGCTCGTGGCGCCGGCCTGA